Proteins co-encoded in one Oncorhynchus kisutch isolate 150728-3 linkage group LG1, Okis_V2, whole genome shotgun sequence genomic window:
- the LOC109896983 gene encoding interferon-induced GTP-binding protein Mx3, whose amino-acid sequence MNNTLNQHYEEKVRPCIDLIDSLRSLGVEKDLALPAIAVIGDQSSGKSSVLEALSGVALPRGSGIVTRCPLELKMKRKREGEEWHGKISYQDHEEEIEDPSDVEKKIREAQDEMAGVGVGISDDLISLEIGSPDVPDLTLIDLPGIARVAVKGQPENIGEQIKRLIRKFITKQETINLVVVPCNVDIATTEALKMAQEVDPEGERTLGILTKPDLVDKGTEETVVDIVHNEVIHLTKGYMIVKCRGQKEIMERVSLTEATEREKAFFKEHAHLSTLYDEGHATIPKLAEKLTLELVHHIEKSLPRLEEQIEAKLAETHAELERYGTGPPEDSAERMYFLIDKVTAFTQDAINLSTGEELKSGVRLNVFSTLRQEFGKWKLHLDRSGENFNQRIEGEVADYEKTYRGRELPGFINYKTFEVMVKDQIKQLEEPAVKKLKEISDAVRKVFLQLAQSSFTGFPNLLKSAKTKIEAIKQVNESTAESMLRTQFKMEMIVYTQDSTYSHSLSERKREEEDDRPLPTPKIRSTIFSTDNHATLQEMMLHLKSYYRISSQRLADQIPMVIRYLVLQESASQLQREMLQMLQEKDNIEQLLKEDFDIGSKRAALQNKLKRLMKARSYLVEF is encoded by the exons ATGAATAACACTCTAAACCAACATTATGAGGAGAAGGTGCGTCCCTGTATAGACCTTATCGACTCCCTGCGCTCCCTTGGTGTGGAGAAGGACCTTGCCCTGCCTGCCATCGCCGTGATAGGGGACCAGAGTTCGGGAAAGAGCTCCGTGCTGGAGGCGCTGTCTGGGGTGGCTTTGCCAAGGGGGAGTG GTATTGTAACACGATGCCCTCTCGAGCtgaagatgaagaggaagagagaaggagaagaatgGCATGGAAAAATCAGCTACCAAGACCATGAAGAGGAGATTGAGGACCCCTCTGATGTGGAAAAGAAAATTCGTGAAG CCCAGGATGAAATGGCAGGTGTGGGGGTGGGTATCAGTGATGACCTCATCAGCCTAGAGATTGGCTCCCCTGACGTCCCAGACCTCACACTCATCGACCTGCCAGGCATCGCCCGGGTAGCTGTCAAAGGTCAACCTGAGAACATTGGTGAACAG ATTAAGAGATTGATACGGAAGTTCATCACAAAGCAAGAAACAATCAACTTGGTGGTTGTGCCATGCAATGTTGACATTGCAACCACAGAGGCTTTGAAGATGGCACAAGAGGTGGACCCTGAAGGGGAAAGGACATTAG GCATCCTGACCAAGCCTGACCTGGTAGACAAAGGCACAGAGGAGACGGTGGTGGACATAGTTCATAATGAGGTTATCCACCTGACTAAGGGCTACATGATAGTCAAGTGCAGGGGCCAGAAGGAGATCATGGAGCGAGTCTCACTGACCGAggccacagagagggagaaggcttTCTTCAAAGAGCACGCTCATCTCAG CACACTTTATGATGAGGGCCATGCCACCATCCCTAAACTGGCAGAGAAATTAACTCTTGAACTGGTGCATCATATCGAG AAATCCCTGCCTCGTCTAGAAGAGCAGATTGAGGCAAAGCTGGCAGAGACACATGCCGAGCTGGAAAGATATGGTACCGGGCCACCTGAGGACTCGGCAGAAAGGATGTACTTCCTGATCGAT AAAGTGACTGCGTTCACCCAGGATGCCATCAACCTGAGCACTGGGGAGGAGCTGAAAAGCGGAGTTCGTCTCAATGTCTTTTCCACACTCAGACAAGAGTTTGGGAAATGGAAGCTACACCTGGATCGCTCTGGAGAAAACT TTAACCAGAGGATCGAGGGAGAAGTGGCTGATTATGAGAAGACGTACCGTGGAAGGGAGCTCCCAGGGTTCATCAACTACAAGACCTTTGAGGTGATGGTGAAAGACCAGATCAAACAACTGGAGGAACCAGCAGTCAAGAAACTGAAGGAGATTTCAG ATGccgttaggaaggtgttcttacaGCTGGCTCAGAGCAGCTTCACTGGATTTCCTAACCTCTTGAAATCAGCGAAG ACAAAGATTGAGGCCATTAAGCAGGTGAATGAGTCTACAGCTGAGTCCATGTTGAGGACTCAGTTCAAGATGGAGATGATAGTGTACACACAGGACAGCACCTACAGCCACAGTCTgagtgagaggaagagggaggaggaagacgacCGACCCTTACCAACCCCTAAGATAAGGAGTACGATCTTTAGCACAGACAACCATGCCACCCTACAGGAGATGATGCTGCACCTCAAGTCCTATTACAGG ATATCCAGTCAGCGTCTGGCTGATCAGATTCCCATGGTGATCCGCTACCTTGTCCTGCAGGAGTCTGCTTCCCAGCTGCAGAGGGAGATGCTTCAGATGCTGCAGGAGAAGGACAACATTGAGCAGCTGCTGAAGGAGGACTTTGACATTGGCAGCAAGAGGGCTGCACTGCAGAACAAGCTCAAACGCCTGATGAAGGCACGCAGCTACCTAGTGGAGTTCTAG